ATCTTTTTAATCCTTTTAGCAGTTACTTCATTTACTTTATTTTCAGGCTGCACAGGTTTTGCTGGCAACACTCCTGAGACCTCTGGCAAAAATAGCAACGTCGAAAGCATTGAGAACTTAGTTCCGGATATCAGCAATAATGCCTCTGACGTACTCTATCAGGTCTCAACAATTGATGCCCTGCTTCTGGGAGTCTATGATGGGGTTCTGCCTGTTTCTGATCTTAAAACTCATGGGGACTTTGGTATAGGGACTTTTGATGGGCTCGAAGGGGAAATGCTCGCTCTTGATGGCAATTACTATCAAATAAAAACAGATGGTATTGCTTATCCTGTTTCCGGGGAAATAACAACTCCTTTTGCCACTGTCACCTATTTTGAAGCTGATGAAACTTTTAGGCTTGAGAAATCTGCAAACCTTTCCGAGCTCGAAGATTTTCTTGACCTTAATCTGCCTTCGGAAAATCTTTTTTATGCTGTAAAGGTTGACGGAAATTTCTCTTACGTAAAAGCACGGAGTGTACCCCGGCAGGAGAAGCCTTATCTTCAACTGGCAGATGCAGTATCTTCCCAGTCCGTCTTTGAATTTGAAAACGTAAGTGGTACACTGGTAGGATTCCGAACTCCCGAATACGTAAAGGGCGTAAATGTACCGGGATATCACCTTCACTTTATCACAGAGAACAGAAGCGCAGGCGGGCACGTTCTTGACCTTGAAATGGAAAAAGGAGATGCTGCACTTGATATCACCAGTATATTCTTAATGGAGCTTCCTGCTAGCGGAGACTTCTATAATGCGGAACTTGGCCAGAACCTTCAGGAAGATCTGGAAAAAGTTGAAAAGTAATCTCCAGACTTTAAAGTTTTGCACTATTTCCGGTCGCATTTTGAAAAAAAATTCTCTTCTCTTATTTTTTTATTTTCTGGCCCCTCAAAAATTTCATTAATCATTAAAAAATTACTCGTTAAAAATTATGTTTCTTTGCCCCTCCACTCCCTTCTAATTTTTCATTTAATCCTTCACTTCTTCTTAATTAAATTTCTGTTTTTCTAATATCGATCTTGTTAATTTTTTAGGTCTGTCTGTCCGGTTGTCTGTTAGTTTCGTTTCTTTTTCTTTTTCATCCTCTTCATTTGATTTTTTTAATTTTTGTTGTGTTGAGAAGTTAAATCTCAACATTCCGCCTTTTTAGAGATTTGCAGCCTTCATTATCCGGATTTACCGTTTCCAGCATATTCCGGATACAATTGTTAATTCCTTTCCGGTCTCACATATTCGGTACTGAAACTTTTATCCTCAGGTTCATTTCTGTTATATCCCCGAACTGTCCAGAAATATCCCGGTTTCTGAAGCTCTCAAACTGTTCATAGTACTGAGCTCGTTCTACCAATCCTTTGAATATCTCTTCCATTGTATTCACCTCTACTCCTGAAAATGACTTCTGTACTTATTAACTTCCGCCAAGCAGGGTGAAAGTATTTTTCTAATAAATCTCAGGACTGAATATTTCTAACCTCTACGGCTATCGAATC
This window of the Methanosarcina mazei S-6 genome carries:
- the budA gene encoding acetolactate decarboxylase; translated protein: MNIKYFLIFLILLAVTSFTLFSGCTGFAGNTPETSGKNSNVESIENLVPDISNNASDVLYQVSTIDALLLGVYDGVLPVSDLKTHGDFGIGTFDGLEGEMLALDGNYYQIKTDGIAYPVSGEITTPFATVTYFEADETFRLEKSANLSELEDFLDLNLPSENLFYAVKVDGNFSYVKARSVPRQEKPYLQLADAVSSQSVFEFENVSGTLVGFRTPEYVKGVNVPGYHLHFITENRSAGGHVLDLEMEKGDAALDITSIFLMELPASGDFYNAELGQNLQEDLEKVEK